A DNA window from Ficedula albicollis isolate OC2 chromosome 1, FicAlb1.5, whole genome shotgun sequence contains the following coding sequences:
- the GPR15 gene encoding G-protein coupled receptor 15 — translation MRTAGLEMELPQLSSMATVTFNYDYYYDDQCQSQHLQYMSTFLPILYSVVFLVGIVGNSILIAALVFKRRVQRLIDIFIINLATSDFIFLITLPFWVDMEVSDENWRVGSFLCKASSYVISVNMYCSILLLTCMSADRYLAIMHPSIARRVRTRSYSGILCICVWLLSFCLGMPTLLSRELKNQYGKTYCTDKAMTEVKQIMSLVLLILAFFFPLLSILTFYCSITKRLCMHYQKAGKQDKKLRKSIKIVFIVVAAFVVSWVPYNLFKLMAILLRLLKQPDCFSGRVAQLGIKVSSPFAFANSCANPFIYFCFDNYIRRAMLQCLCPRVKMSSNSSDTLDTHLSHSLSNFVAGEYATRKRKRSVSL, via the coding sequence ATGAGGACAGCAGGGCTAGAAATGGAACTCCCCCAGCTGTCGTCCATGGCTACAGTCACCTTCAACTATGACTACTACTACGATGAccagtgccagtcccagcaCCTGCAGTATATGTCTACTTTCCTCCCTATCCTTTATAGTGTCGTGTTCCTGGTGGGCATTGTTGGCAACTCAATCCTGATAGCAGCCTTGGTCTTCAAGCGACGCGTCCAGAGGCTGATTGACATCTTTATCATCAACCTCGCTACATCTGACTTCATCTTCCTCATCACACTGCCCTTCTGGGTGGACATGGAGGTGTCGGATGAGAACTGGAGGGTAGGATCTTTCCTCTGCAAAGCTAGTTCCTATGTCATCTCAGTCAACATGTactgcagcatcctgctcctcacctgtATGAGTGCTGACCGGTACCTCGCTATCATGCACCCCTCTATTGCACGACGGGTCAGGACAAGATCCTATTCCGGAATACTCTGCATCTGTGTCTGGTTACTATCCTTCTGCTTAGGGATGCCAACCCTTTTGTCCAGAGAACTGAAGAACCAATATGGAAAGACTTACTGCACAGACAAAGCCATGACAGAAGTCAAACAGATCATGTCACTGGTGCTTTTAATTCTGGCCTTCTTCTTCCCACTGTTGAGTATCTTAACTTTTTACTGCTCCATCACCAAGAGACTCTGCATGCACTATCAGAAGGCTGGGAAACAAGAtaagaaactgagaaaatcaATCAAGATTGTCTTCATTGTAGTGGCAGCTTTTGTTGTTTCCTGGGTTCCTTACAATCTTTTCAAGCTTATGGCCATCCTTTTGCGACTCCTAAAGCAGCCCGACTGTTTCTCTGGCAGGGTTGCCCAGCTGGGCATAAAGGTGAGCAGCCCTTTTGCTTTTGCCAATAGCTGTGCCAACCCTTTCATTTACTTTTGCTTTGACAACTACATCCGCAGAGCCATGCTCCAGTGCCTGTGCCCACGGGTGAAAATGAGCAGCAACAGCTCTGATACCCTGGACACCCACCTGAGCCATTCCTTATCCAATTTTGTGGCAGGAGAGTATGCCACCAGGAAGAGGAAGCGCTCTGTGTCCCTCTGA
- the CLDND1 gene encoding claudin domain-containing protein 1: protein MMDNRFATALVIACVLSLISTIYMAASIGTDFWYEYHTLSPAENVSEAGRSIWEEFVSKDADEKTYTDALFRCNGTVGLWRRCITVPKNSHWYSPPETDMTTNCISFSLSDQFVEKYIEPGNHNSGTDLNRTYLWRLQFLLPFVSIGLMCFGALIGLCACACRSLYPAIATGVLHFLAGLCTLGLVGCYVAGIELLHRKLPLPEDVRGEFGWSFCLACVSAPLQFMAAALFIWAARTNRKEFTLLKAYRVA from the exons ATGATGGATAACCGGTTTGCCACAGCGCTGGTGATCGCCTGCGTGCTCAGCCTCATCTCCACCATCTACATGGCAGCCTCCATCGGCACCGACTTCTGGTACGAGTACcacaccctgtccccagcagagaaTGTTAGTGAAGCTGGGAGAAGCATCTGGGAGGAGTTTGTCAGCAAAGATGCAGATGAGAAGACATACACAGATGCGCTCTTCCGGTGCAACGGCACGGTTGGATTGTGGCGGAGGTGCATCACTGTACCCAAAAACTCGCACTGGTACAGCCCACCAG AAACTGATATGACTACAAACTGCATCagtttttccctctctgatCAGTTTGTCGAAAAGTACATAGAACCTGGAAATCACAACAGTGGCACGGATTTGAATCGGACTT ATCTCTGGCGATTGCAGTTTCTCCTGCCCTTTGTCAGCATCGGCCTCATGTGCTTTGGGGCTCTGATTGGGCTCTGTGCTTGTGCCTGTCGAAGCCTTTACCCAGCCATTGCCACTGGAGTCCTGCATTTCCTAGCAG ggctgtgtACACTGGGCCTCGTTGGCTGCTATGTGGCTGGGATTGAGCTGCTCCATAGGAAGCTGCCCTTGCCGGAGGATGTGAGGGGGGAATTCGGCTGGTCCTTCTGCCTCGCCTGCGTGTCAGCACCTTTGCAGTTCATGGCAGCTGCTCTTTTCATCTGGGCAGCTCGCACCAACAGGAAGGAATTCACTCTCCTGAAAGCCTACCGTGTGGCATAA